aatgtaaaaagtgttttgattggtcagaagaaaagctctatacaagTTCAGGTTAATTTACCAAATCCAACATAAAAGTTCCAAATAAGTCGAGCTGAGCCTTTTCATAGCCATTTCGTGCATAAGTCTTCTGGCTTCTTTCACTTCTCATCTTTCTACCCAATAGCATTCCTCTGTTTTCTATGAAGTTTACTAATACTTTGTTTTTACCCATCAGCACACCTCCCTCTGCCACAAGGAACCATTGATTTGACCTAATTGTTTACCTTGATTACTTTTTAAACTGCTCCAGCTACCTGACAATCAGTCTTTGGTCTGTCCCAGCAGGCTTCCATGGCATCCTTTCCTTACTGTCTTATACTGTCTATCCTCATGTGATTGATTATCTCTAAAAGTTAACAAGATAAAGACAGTTGACAATGAGGCCATGTAAGATTATTGGGACGTAACCTTTGGTTGTTGATGTTGATTCTATCCTGTTGGTCTAATCACATGGTGACCTTtctatactttattgatccctcaTTCTCACCCACTCCTTCCTTCTTGGCCTTTTTGTTCTTCTCTGTCTTCGGGTGGGGTTTTTCGGCCGTGTAGCTCACAGGCCAACGGCCAGCACTGTGGACGGAGGGGTCCTTAGTCGCCTGCTCACCCCCACCCAGGCCTCACTAGCTAGGAGCAAGAGCGCCGCCGCCCTGTCAGCCGAAGGAAAAGAAACTCCAGGTAACCTCCGTtaggagaccctgcaggagaggagggatGGCTAGACACAGATGCTGGTCCTCTCTACTTACCTTTATTTATCAGTAGAACGTCTGTGCGGTATAACTTAACTAGAACTGAACCCACCCCACCCCTGTTGCAGACTCATGCTTTTTGATCAATCCTTCACAGTGAATGGTGACCTTTTGGTGATGGAATTTTAGAAGTTACTGCACAGCTCCAAAATAATAGCTTGGATTGTAAGAATCAGTTATTTATGTTATGTCTATATAGTAATCATTTTTGGTATGCTCATGTGAGCGAGCAGAGTTACTTGGTTAATATTGACACACACACGGGTCTAGCTCACATGTATTCTAAGGACAGAAACAATTGACTGTTGTGTGTTGAGCCCAGCTGAGCAGGGCTGACTTGGCTGGGAGCACTTCCCTGCATTTGAGGAGCCTTGGAGTCCATGCTGGGAGATTTACTCTAAGCTGCTTACCTGTTGGTTCTTGTTACATCAGAATCAGACTGTTTTGCTGTTGCATGTATGCAGGTAGTGTGATCAGAGTGCACAGGACTCCTGTACACAGTGCTGAAATAATTATATCAAGCATATCTAAAGAATATATTGAATTGGAATCAcactaataaaaaaacagtatgcTATTATTCTGGCATTTGATTTGGGCTGACATGTTGTTAAAATGCCCTGAAGCCTTGAATGGGGAGGTTTATgggtttgttgtttctttgactGTTTTACTGTAAGTGGTTTACAGTACAGCATTTGATCATATATAGCATAGACAGTCATAATGATttcttgttgacttttttttgcaagtttGAAAGAACCATACTGTAAAGTACTGACTCACAAAGCTGCAACTGCATTCCCCATGTTGGTATTAGGTTTTGGTGTTTATTGACCAGCCATTACAAAGCCATTAGCGGCTATCGATCTCCTGCTAAGTATAGTCCCAGTAGAAACATGACACAACtgcattagcagcagcagcagcagtgatagCTCATGGCTGGGTAGATTTCATAGTCGCCATTGTTGCACAATCTGCAATCAGAAAGAAtatcaaaaaacatttgttgttagcatgctgtaGCAGGGAGAGTTCTCCAGGCCTCAGGATTATCATGGCTAATCCCTCAATCTGACACAGCAAGCTCATAGCCAGTGGACAACAGTATTCACTCTCCTTACCAACTACAAGCTACACTCAGTGCCAAGGACAGTGCTTTTTACCCTTTGCCACTACAAGTTTTAAagttgtgaacattttaaatcggTTGGTTCAGATTACACACAAATTAGATTAATACCTGTGTCAAAGCATTGCCTTACAATTCTAGACCTGCACTACAAATGTTGCATTTAGTGTCTGATGTAGAGTCTGATGAGTTATGGCATGATGGCAAGAAGAATAGAAAAACTAAATATTACCCCCACATTTTTGTGTTActgtaacaaaacacaacaacacaacactcattgtgtgtttattgtaCTAATAATTCTGTGTGCTTCGTGTGTTCTGTGTCGGTGTGTGTTGTGCCGTGTTGGTGGTAGGTTTTTTGTAGTCTGTTCTACGCTGTGCAGTGCTGTGATGCTTTGTGTTCAGGTTTGTTTATGTTGGGTTCAAAGACTGGTACCTGTTGAGTATTCTGCTTGTTTTGGGGATTATTGCTCTCTGCTTCTTAAGTCTCCTGTAATCTGCAGCCCAATCAAAGCTTCAAAAATCAAGCTGTTCCCTGCCTAAAGGGCTTAATCTAAcaaattgctttttttgtgCTCTTGTCCCCTTATAAAATCACTCTCCTGCTCTCCATTCAACCACCATCTGCCTTCCATCGCTCTTTCTTCCCCTCCTTCTTTCCCTTTCTCCACTCTCCCTCCACTCACTTTATTCTTCCCTGTATTTGCTCTTTACTGCTTTCTGCCCAACTTGCCTGCTTGTCGCGCCTCGCATCGGTTGTGCTCCTCTGGCCATGCGATGACTGTGTCCTTTACCAGAGTGTCACCTGTGTCCTCGCTCAGCCTCTGCCAGTTCCCTGAACCCATCTCGTGGACCCGTTCGAAGCCGCAGCATTGACCGGCAGAAGAGCGGCATGACCACCTCTGTTTCTGCAGATGGAGCCCTAGACCCCTCACTGGTGAGAGCTCCTCTTTATGTTTGTGGTACTAACACCACTGTTCAGCAAAGAGAACTGTTTATATTGAACAGTTACATAAAGGAAAGTGTTATGTTGAGAATTAACTGATTTCCTTATGGGTcctccctctttttcctcctgcagTTTCGCCTCCTCATTGAACGAGCATTATCTAATTTCATTCTGATTCTTTGATTCTTGATACATAGCATACATAAGAACTAAAATGCACAATGTAGCTGACCGACATGGTATTATTACCAGAGGAGGTCTGTCTGGTTGTTTTATGTAGTTTGTCGAGTTTCTCATACTTTTGAAAAATTGGGGTATGGATTATCTACCAAATAATAGTTTCCATAGAAAACCTTGTTGTTACATGACACCTGTTAGACTTAAACAGTGTCTTCAGTAGTTGCatcaaattaattatttttatttttgcatttaaacaGCATATACGATACATGCATGCCACTAGAGACTTATTTATATGCTCATATCCTGCTGAATTTGCCTTACAAAGTACTTCTGCAGGATGCTAACCATAGGGAAATGTTCCTCCAGCTGTTCGTTGACCTTTGCTGCTTTACACATTCCCTTAATGTTCTCCGGCTTGCTGCTTTACATACAACATGTCATGCATGGTATAAGAGATGTCTCGGACAGTGTCAATTGATGCACTGAAGtgtcttgctctctctctaaaccttccttccatcctcctcctcccctcctcctcccctcctcctcctcctccatggcTGTGAAGGACATCATTGTCATAGCTTGAGACAAAGGGATCCACAGTAGCCTTATTAGGGACATATCAGCCCATGCAAAGCGGACCACACCCTGAGCCTGGGGCTAGATGTCAAAGCTTTTGACTGTCCCTACCATTTCATTGTTGTCTCTCTACCCCACATGCACAGATTTGTGTAAAGATAATTTAAACTGTGTGACCCTTGGGTCAAGTTGGGCAGTTGAAACAGATTATCAAGGTTATCTTTAAGTGGGGATATTAATATAAACAAATTACCAAAAGGTAAATAAGATACCATTTATAATACAAGATTTATCTACATAGGTTTTCTGTGAATTCCATGCATCTATTCTTTGCTTATGAAAGGATATTATGAAAAGGAGTAAGGATGAAAACTTCTAACAAAGAtgcataaaatacaaataaattatttttcttcacTTAGCAATCAGTGTTAAAGGTTTCGGGTGGTCAAGAGCTTTTTATCTGGGTTCGGCCGTGGGTCACATGGCCAGCCTTGCTCATGCCCCTCTGTCATCAGGTTTACAGGTGACAAACAGAGCACATGAGCATTAAAAATAGATGAATTCAAACGTGACCCACGGCCTCTCCCACACAAACATTGTGTCACTGCTGAATCCCCAGTGGAACTACTGGATGCAGGTTTAGTAAAATTAGGAATTATGCTATGCGCTCTTCAAGGACTCTTAGATCATTAAAGCCATAAAGTTATTTGATTGTACAGCTTGAGACAGTGACTATGACTAAGCACGGATATGTTGAAAATTAGAAAttgtttttgtgaaattgtATGCCCAATTTGAGTTTGTTGCCTGCAACacgtttcaaaaaagttgagacaGGGTCATGTTCATCAGGgtctctttttgtgtcattCTGTGCTTCATAATGCACCAAAAATGTTCAATGGGTGACACGTTGGTACTGTAGGCAAACCAGTTTAGCACCTGGACTCTATGGAGCCATTCTGTTGTAATATGTGATTGTGCTTTGCAACAAGCAAGGCCATATCTGAAAGAGAAGAGATATATGTGGCTCCAAAACCTGTATATATTGTTCAGCATTTATGGTTCCTTCACAAATGTGCAGGTTTCCTAGGCCATGTGCACTACCATTACGGATGAGTTTCAGCTAGCAGTTGTGAAAGCAGTGATAAATTGTTTTCAcagactgtgtttttttaaagtgttcctgagcccatgcagtgatgtccacTACAGAATcgtgtctgtttttaatgacagGCTGTCTGGGGGCCACCTAATGTTTTAATAGACAAAGACTGGAAAGAGAGATGTATTTATAAATGTTCCAGTGAGAAGTTATTATGGCTGTGTGAACTGAACTTGTTTGATTTCAGTTATACTTTGCTAAATTATTTTCAGCCACACAGAATAAgataaacattaacatttaaaaataagtgTTGTTGTGCATTATTTCACTTGTGAGTAATTTTCATGGTCGTAGTTTATTGATGGTTATGAAAAACTGTGTCACTTCTTTTCCCATCTCTGCTGAACCACAGAAGGACAAGCAGTTACCATCACCTGGCAGGCaacgccccccctccccatcttCTACTCTGGTACGCAACCGTTCACCATCTCCAGCTCCCATTCCAGCCCCAAAGAGGACACCTTCTCCATCAGCTGCCAAGTAAAACTACAGCCTTTCTAAAAACAGATTTGGTGATGATACTACTAACGTTTTTGAGAGtttgaatacatttaatttagatTGAACTTTCTATTTCCAGGCAAAATTCCAAAACACGTCCACCCTCACCGGGTGCAATGAAACAACGCCCGCCATCCCCCCAGCCTGCATCTAAACCACCACCTATACAGAAACCAGCTCTCACTCCAACAGGACCCCCAACCCTGCGAAAGAGGGACTCTAAGTCCAAGGATCTGTGTCCTGTCCCCGGTGTAGCTCTGCAGTCCCCTGACTCTAGCAAATCCAAAGAGAAAGATGGTGAGCAGTTTAGTCTTATGAAAgcatttcactttaaatgtttgattgtgCATCATGGAAGCACATGTAATAATGTTTTAGAAGGCAGGCTTTAATACAACAGGCAGATGAAAGATTTTAATTAGTCAGTACTAATATTTGCCAAGACTGATGGTTCTACTGGAAACCAGGATGTTTGCACTGATGCATGGAAACAACTTCTGACCACCCCCCCCTCTTATCTCTCTGTTGTCAGCTGTGCTTGCAGCAGCCACTTTACTCGAAGCAGAAACCCTCTGTGATCATGGTGTAATACCGCTTCAAGGAGAGTCATTTTGGTTTAAAAGCTGTAGAATATGACCATCTGCTTCAAAAGTCAATCTACAATactacatgtgtgtgttattttgtgcTGCAAACGGACGTGGCAGCAGCTCAGTTGGCTGTAAATCTCAGTGGAGCCAGAGACTAATATCGTTCCAGCTGGAGTCACATCCTGTCACAGAATCTGGGTTGTTGTTGCTGCCACCTATTGGAGAGAAGCTTGTTCTGCACACTGATAcagctttaaaatgatataACACCTCAtgcaagcagagaaaaacagattttctagTCAGTTTAGTATCCTCATTGGCATGAATGTCAGTCTCAATATATTGCCATAGCATAATTATTTACATATTAACTGAACAAACCGAAAAGATTCTGCACATCTAGCTGTCCTGCTCACGGCCTTCTATAGCCTAATACAATGACGgtagaaacatttatttcatattcTTTATTATCATGTTGCTTAAGCACACATGCTCTATTCCTACAGAGATGAATTGAGGtctcacagagagaaaagagaagatcATGTGATGGTTACACAACTGAGTATGAAGCCTTATTCTTTGTTGGTATAACCTCCAACACAAATCTAGCTTTCTTCTTTTACTGTCAATACTCGTCCTCTAATCCTCTCGCCTTTTTAAAAGCTAAATGTatgttctgtgtttgtatttccaCCTGAATCTGAAGCCTCTACAGGCACCAACTCAGCTGCTGAGGCGGCCAAGATTCTGGCTGAGAACCGCAGACTGATGAGAGagcagaaggagaaagaggagcagCTCAGGCTacagaaggaagaagaggaaaagtaaGGTTATTGGACAGCACCCTTTTCCCCCACAACACTTCTAGTTGCTAAAagatttcttaaaaaaaagtgtaattgttattaagtcaaatcaaatgtgtggtttgtttgtgAATGAATATTAAATAATGTCAAATAACATAGTCCTGGTTAAACACATGGTTTAAAGGAATATTatgctctctttttctgtctacTGAAACTGTCATAAACAACCCcttacatgtattttttttaaaacttaccAGAAactaaacactcacacactataAGCTTTTAAACCatttgcttctgtttttttttttcctactacTCCAGGTTaagaaaggaagaggaggcaCGTTTGGCGGAGGAGGCTCGACTGAAAcgcctggaggaggaggagaagctcgCAGAGGTGAGAAAAATTCAAGAAGAGGAAGACGCTCGCCTGGCAGAGGAGGACCGGGTGAGactggcagaggaggaggccGTGAAACAGGCTGAGCTCCAAAAGGAACGTGAGGAGGCTGAGGCCAAAGCCCTGGAGGAGGCCGAGAGAGTCCGTCAGGAGAGAGACCGCATCATGCAGCAGAACCAGCAAGAACGAATGGAGAGGAAGAAGGTATGGAGAGCTTAATGAAGGGGAGATTTTGATCAGTTATTTGGGCCTTGCTTTCtcttaaaggcttcatatgcgattttttgatccagcagatgtcatccttgagcaccagcatgaaacccaaaaaacttgtgctgcattgttgttttagcatgctaatgctagcgatctttattatgctcgtatcttctcactgcatgtaaatttacctgaaatgactgtgatctagaaacgcttacgtgacatccaaataagcagtgagtacagtatgttattcttcttttctctagtccctcaattacacaatttttatacgtgaggggatgAGTTGGCCggcgtcctggcgatgtaaacaagaTAGGAcccggaaagcatcacagacagtgggactcgggtgttacacccattgtagacagtcatgactcagagttattttcagaggatatacttgatttcttttacatttaagtgtgaaaaatcgcatattaagcctttaagtaGTAAGATCAAATAGTGTCGTAAAGCACTCGAGGCTTATGCTGCATCAAAAGAGGTAACAGACAAATTGAATGTCATTTCCTGCCTTAACGACTtagattaaaaacatgtaagacAACAGTTTAACAGAGTACATTCTTAATGTGCCTCATGTAGATccaaataacacaaaatgtattttttcccaTTTCAGAGAATTGAAGAGATAATGAAGAGGACAAGAAAAGGGGAACAAAATGACTTGAGGGTGAGCTCACATTCATTCATCTCACATGTGTCAAAGATCAtctacactgtgtgtgtgatcacatgttgtttgtgtctccTGGATAGAGAGAAGACGATGATGACGATAAATGTTCACAGGAGGATGGAGATGAGGGAATGGACCAGATCAACTCTGACACCCTGAGTAagtgttttcctcctcttgttTTCACACTGATGATGTTCAGGATGTCAGACAACATAAAGATTTatacatgcatttttttaaattaatttagtatTTTCCACTGAAGGtgtgtttcctctctttgtgtTAGTTTTCATATGCTTTACAttaagtttgtttgtgtgaatttACATTACTCATAGTGACTCATCAACTTATTTCCCCTGTGTTACTGTAGGCCAGTCAGATGACATCCCACTGGAGGAAGATACAGAAGAGTGTGGTCTGTCCTGTGGAGACCTGGGGAACCAACGAGAGGAGCCCCTGGGCAGTGTGAATGGGAAACCAGAGACAGACGACAAGGAGAATAACAACGGCATGAGCACAGATGAGACTCAGGCTGTAAGGTATGACTTGCAAAAAGATAATGAAACCCACATACACACGGCTCAGAGTTGTGCTCACAATGCTTTGATTGTTGACGGCTGATTTCTGATTCACAGAAGAAGGGAAATTTACCACTTAGAATGAAAAATATGGGCCCTTCTAGTAGATTAGAGCACCCACAGCTCTCTGCTTCTATATTAACATCTCTAACATCAACTGCTGcatgttgtctctcaaccagtaCTCATACTGTGCCAGTACCTCAAGGCCAATACCTGAACCCATCAGAACTCTGATAAGGGGAAGTGACTCTGCAGTATAACAATTGGCTTGAATTGTGTCAGGAGAGGAATGAGGCCTCCGTTATTTCACAATCTATTTCTTGTAGCTCAGAGGTTGTTGTTGtacacagagaagaaaacattgcATGCTTAATATTAGATGTAGAGGACAATTCCAACTGAATTTGGTGGCAAATGGCAGGCTTTAGTGCATATCCTGTGAGTCAGACTAAATAACAGGAAAAACCGGTTGTCAAATAATTTCATGCCCAGCTGTTTGAGACAagtatctttttaaaaaattgaacAATGTATTTGTTTACCAGGGGATGTTTCTCTCAGTAGGAATCCGTTGAAAAGGAGTAGATTTCTCTCAGTATTGCACTCACTTCTCAACCTCTCGCTCAGCAATAAACTAaacctgtgttttgttttgatcaaatcgttctctcacctctcctctgcagTCCGATCCCTAAGAGTCGCCTCGTTGAAGGCTCGGAGTTCTTGAATGAGCAGGACTCTGCCAAGGTGGTGTCAGGTGTTAATGGTAAATCTACCCAGTGGAGCTTTGAGGAGCTCAATGATCTGAACGTCCACTCCAAGACCCGGCCCATAATGGAGGCTGAGGACAGTAACCAGGTCTTGATCAACTGTGATGGGAGCTCAGAAGGGCCAAGGGTAGCCTTAGAGGACAAGGGAACCCCGGTCAACAACCTGCATTCCTCTAGTCAACCCTTAGAAACCATGTCAGGTGAGTTACACCTCTTCATCTAATGGGAATTTCCCTCTTTTTATGTACTTTTCTTAAAGAAAAACTAActatttctcctcttttctctgtaGAGATTTGATGCTACAGACGTCTCTGAGAAGCCTCTTTCTGTTGCACTCGTGAAGTTCCTGTCCAGCTGAGCTCCTTTACAAAAATATCCTCCACAAGTTCCAGAcagcttcttcctctctcttctcttctgccAGAGGGAGGAGTACAAGGTGAAGCAGAACTACCACCCCAAGTGCTACATTTGCACCCTGAATGATGAGCAAacagatatataaatattatacGTACTGGTATATAAAGGTTATGCTTCAGGGAAATTCCATATATTCCTTCAGTGTTCTTGCTTAAATTTTCCTTCCCCTCCGTGTTTGTTctttccagatgtttttttttttttcttctatgttGTGTCCAATTTTGACGATGTTTTATAAGAGTTTTGTCTCGTGAGGGGTGCATTGTTGTAATTTATTAATTTTTGGCTTCTTTACCGTAATTATTGTTCTATGtttagtcttttctttttttttctcttgtatgAAAATATTCTATGACTCTTGTACATTAGGCTGTGTGAATTGAATATATGTTAATATTGTGAGTTGAAGGAAGGAGAGTTAATGCATTCTGTTTGATATCTAAATTTACTTGACTGGCTGCTTTTTGCAGCATCCAGCAATATGGCCTTACTACTATTTCCCAACTTCTAATTTCTAATGTGAATTTGCTTGTGCTGAGGTCGACACATTGACAGTTAATCAGTGATATGTCATGCACATGCACTTGGGGGTGAATTCTGTATTTATACTTCACTTCAATTCCCAGGGTTGTGTCCTTCAGCCGGATATTTTTGATGAAAGCACACGTCTTGTCTCCCAGCTTTCCTCACCATGTGTTCCCTTTTTGACTAATAGAGGGCTTCGGGAAGCACAGCTCCAGCTGTTACATTTAGAGATGACAAATGTTGAGATTCATGAATACACAGTAGTTTAATTTACATGTTCCAATAGAGTTAAAAAGTTTGATATTTGCTCATGGTCCATTtagtttacttttcttttttatatatgtaCATAGAATTCATGTTTACTAACATTTTTGCAATTTAAATCAGATTCAGAGTTTCATTAGTTTAAGCCCAAGTGATGACAGTTGGACCgaacagctgtttgaacatCTGTAACTGTAACAAGCTCACTTAATATACAGATGAAGCCCAATAGTTTCCTGTATGCATTTATAACCAAACTTAACTTGAATGTTCGGCTGTTCTGTCTCAAGTTCACCTTTCCTGAACTGAAAGTAAGGTTTACATTTATCTGGTCTTAATTGAGCTTcatcaacacatcaacacacacacacacacacacacacacacacacacacacacacctttccttTCACAGTTCGGTCTGCAAGACTACTTCAGTAATTCAAATGATTTCCCTCATCTTTCCAACAGAATAGCTGCTACATCTGACAAATtgcatttcaaatatttttacaAGATACaatttggctgtttgtttatataaggaaatacatttctacatatatttaagtgttattgTGTATAGAATCAGTATTAGGCAAACAAAGCCATGTTTAGGAGGGAGTGGCTTCAGGATGTGGATTATTGAAGTCTCTATGTGTATGTGACTATGCTATAAGTTAGGTTTCTGTTTGACTCAAACCCTGTGGCAGCCTGGAAACCCAGAGttcacatcccccccccccccccccccttttgtgtttctttgttttcaagtTTATGGTCTTTTAGCTTAACATGCACAAACCGTAGTTCTGATCATCACAGGGACTTCACAGGTTTTGGTAGAGTTGTTGCAGCCCTTAGCAACACATCTGACAGGATACACTGCAAGTCATGGCTGTGCCTCTTCATGATGCTTTTAATGTCATCAACAGATGTTTTACATTATGTCTGAGGATATGTAGATGTTGGATAGTAATGGTAGGCAAATCAGCTCAGGTCGCAACTTTTATACTTTGAAAGATGAGCCAGGGCCCATTGTATACAAAAAAGACATGGGTCAGACTTGTTTTCCATTTCAGTTCAGGGTATGTCGTGGATTTTGTTAGTTTGTCTAATTTTGCTTTTGCTCTAACAGTAAAAGCATGAGGTTTGGGGACCTTGAATTTTGCCTTGTTCTCCGCTGGCTTTCAGACCCTCTTTCTAACAAAAATCCTCTTGTAAATAAAAACTAGGGGCTTTAGGTGTTAGCTGTGATTAATAAGCTCAATGAATGTAACGCCAGACTACAGAGTCCGTCCCTCATCACTTACCCTGTGTCTAGAAGCTACCCCCCCCCCGGCTTTAAGCTTTCTCACATTATTCATCTAGAAAGAAGAGACTCATTGCACTGCCCCATATTACTCACTATATTTAAAGACTGGTTACCACGTGTAGCTTTACTGTACAGACTCAAAGAAGAGTGGTGTGATGTtctcaatggaaaaaaaaaaagttgcaattATACgcagaaacccccccccccccccccccaaaaaaaaaaaaaaaaccttccctccttatcctctcctccacctgttGAAGGGGACTGTTGTAGCTGCTGCTTAAACCGATACTGTATCTATTCCAGGTCCTGCTGCATCTTAGAGGGCTACAAGACAGAGCTCACTGTCCTCAATGTTGTCTTTAACAATAGGATAGACCGGTGCCTTAGATTGAGAtttagtatttttaaatgtatcacaGTTAACTGAGAAAGCTTGTCCTTACCTCAGCCTCGACAATCAGCCCACCCGACCTGAGGGGGCTTTgtgaatacaaatattttctCTGGAAGATTACTAAACCTTATAACCCCCTGTCTGCTAATTCGATGTGTACTGTACATATATCTAAAGTGTACTGAGATGAGACAACCcgtcaaaaaaaatgaaagtcttGCTAAAATACTCCTTTGCATGTTTTTGATTTCTTGCTGTAGAGAATTGAGACTTCAAATCACTTCTTCCTCCTTTATTCTTGTTTAATATTCACACTCACACGTCTTGGTTAAACGAGCGGGTTTACATTTAAACTTCAATCTCAAAGCTCTAAATTGATATCCACTCTAAACATTCTCATTAATCCCCTCAATCATTCAGAGACATCATAGATCAGTGATCAAAGCTGGTAtgactgagcagcagcagcagcatgtaaAAAGCATTCAATTCTCTGCTAGATTCCAGTAAGGCACTGACGATGCTTCTGTGTCATAATGCTGCACAGAATCCTCGTTCGACTCTTCACAAACCATCAAAAGTAATTCTTCTGCCGAGTTAGTATCTTAGCTGTAGCAGCTAAACAAGTTGCATTAATGTATATGTAGATAAATGAGCCAAGCTAAGTGCACATTTAATTGTAAAACCCTTCACTCTTATCCTCACAAAGAAGTTACAccaactgttttcattttaaggcCAAATCAAAAACTCTCAATatctatgagaaaaaaaaaaaagattcttttACAAACTGTCTACATGTAGTTGTGGGTTTAATCTCCTTTAAACAGTGATCCTCTGCTGAGCCGTCTGTGCAGCAGCTCACAGCTTCTTGGCACAGTCGGGGCAGTGGATGTGATCTCCATTGATGACAAAGCGCTTGTTGGCCAATGAGAGGCTGCACCTCTTGCAGTTGAAGCAGTACTCATGCCAGGAGTATCCCTCGTAGTTCACCACATTGGTGCCATGGCCGAACCCTGCAGAGGCACACGGAAATCCATCAGTCAACACAAGAAGGGTAATGACACATCCAGGTAACAGAACCAACACTCAGAAtatcattttttgttgtttgtcctgacactgagtaaaaaaatgtttttaaattatatttaagcCCTGATATTAAAGCAACCTTTGTTGGTTTCGTATTTAAACTAAGAAGTGtttgtatcagtgtgtgtctgtaaaccCCTTCTGCATTTTGCTGTAATTAGACAATTCTGTAAGTCTAGAAGAAATGGCTATGTATGATACAGTACTCAGGTTTACCTTCAATCAGTTCACTTTTTGCACATCGGAGtgcaaaataaattcaaaacaaGCAGGGAAAAGGAGTGTGAAAAATCCATCTATAAAGCTGCCTGTAACATCCTTTG
This is a stretch of genomic DNA from Labrus bergylta chromosome 9, fLabBer1.1, whole genome shotgun sequence. It encodes these proteins:
- the map7d3 gene encoding ensconsin isoform X3 gives rise to the protein MAEGSTTLKGLRAQIAAAAQAQAEERRSLAGNSPGPTTNVPAKPQGCRPVIDGAALRIDDRLRVAKERREEADKQHALRESQIMERERKAKLQVERQMEERQKKVDEQRKKEEQKRLAVEEKRKQKQEEEKEHYEAVMRRTLERSQRVEQRQKRWSWGGLSTDSDGRTVDKRSTSTMNLKQPSEAAISRRLSSSSATLIKSPDKSVKQRSSSCNRLSSNGNAAQASKEDGKKLQVEQTGHSLKKRSSSLTRVSVGREKTPARPDKGTSDDQAHRPTASTVDGGVLSRLLTPTQASLARSKSAAALSAEGKETPECHLCPRSASASSLNPSRGPVRSRSIDRQKSGMTTSVSADGALDPSLKDKQLPSPGRQRPPSPSSTLVRNRSPSPAPIPAPKRTPSPSAAKQNSKTRPPSPGAMKQRPPSPQPASKPPPIQKPALTPTGPPTLRKRDSKSKDLCPVPGVALQSPDSSKSKEKDASTGTNSAAEAAKILAENRRLMREQKEKEEQLRLQKEEEEKLRKEEEARLAEEARLKRLEEEEKLAEVRKIQEEEDARLAEEDRVRLAEEEAVKQAELQKEREEAEAKALEEAERVRQERDRIMQQNQQERMERKKRIEEIMKRTRKGEQNDLRREDDDDDKCSQEDGDEGMDQINSDTLSQSDDIPLEEDTEECGLSCGDLGNQREEPLGSVNGKPETDDKENNNGMSTDETQAVSPIPKSRLVEGSEFLNEQDSAKVVSGVNGKSTQWSFEELNDLNVHSKTRPIMEAEDSNQVLINCDGSSEGPRVALEDKGTPVNNLHSSSQPLETMSEI
- the map7d3 gene encoding ensconsin isoform X11, encoding MAEGSTTLKGLRAQIAAAAQAQAEERRSLAGNSPGPTTNVPAKPQGCRPVIDGAALRIDDRLRVAKERREEADKQHALRESQIMERERKAKLQVERQMEERQKKVDEQRKKEEQKRLAVEEKRKQKQEEEKEHYEAVMRRTLERSQRVEQRQKRWSWGGLSTDSDGRTVDKRSTSTMNLKQPSEAAISRRLSSSSATLIKSPDKTHRPTASTVDGGVLSRLLTPTQASLARSKSAAALSAEGKETPECHLCPRSASASSLNPSRGPVRSRSIDRQKSGMTTSVSADGALDPSLKDKQLPSPGRQRPPSPSSTLVRNRSPSPAPIPAPKRTPSPSAAKQNSKTRPPSPGAMKQRPPSPQPASKPPPIQKPALTPTGPPTLRKRDSKSKDLCPVPGVALQSPDSSKSKEKDASTGTNSAAEAAKILAENRRLMREQKEKEEQLRLQKEEEEKLRKEEEARLAEEARLKRLEEEEKLAEVRKIQEEEDARLAEEDRVRLAEEEAVKQAELQKEREEAEAKALEEAERVRQERDRIMQQNQQERMERKKRIEEIMKRTRKGEQNDLRREDDDDDKCSQEDGDEGMDQINSDTLSQSDDIPLEEDTEECGLSCGDLGNQREEPLGSVNGKPETDDKENNNGMSTDETQAVSPIPKSRLVEGSEFLNEQDSAKVVSGVNGKSTQWSFEELNDLNVHSKTRPIMEAEDSNQVLINCDGSSEGPRVALEDKGTPVNNLHSSSQPLETMSEI